The following proteins come from a genomic window of Gossypium raimondii isolate GPD5lz chromosome 5, ASM2569854v1, whole genome shotgun sequence:
- the LOC128041052 gene encoding uncharacterized protein LOC128041052: MGDLVFLRVSAWKKVLRFGRKGKLGPQFIGAYYILKCVGPVAYQLELPPELDCIHDVFHVLKLRRYRSDPTHLVSIEEIEVRPDLTFEEVLVQILECDVKVLRKKSIPLVKVLWHNRSTEEATCEPKDVMR; the protein is encoded by the coding sequence ATGGGGGACTTGGTTTTTCTCAGGGTCTCGGCATGGAAAAAGGTTCTGAGGTTCGGCCGCAAGGGCAAGCTGGGCCCTCAGTTTATTGGAGCTTACTACATTTTAAAATGTGTGGGACCTGTTGCTTatcagttggagttacctccGGAGTTGGACTgcattcatgatgtttttcacgTCTTGAAGTTGAGGCGCTACCGCTCTGATCCCACACATCTTGTTTctattgaggagattgaggttaggccagacTTGACCTTCGAGGAGGTGCTGGTTCAGATTTTGGAGTGTGATGTAAAGGTCCTTCGGAAAAAGTCTATTCCCTTAGTAAAGGTTCTGTGGCATAATCGTAGCACTGAGGAGGCCACGTGCGAGCCTAAGGATGTGATGCGTTAG